The nucleotide sequence GGCGGCGGCCAGGTCCGCGGCGGGGATGTCCGCCCAGATGCGGGCGGAGAAGGGCGCGGTCTCCGCCGCGACGGCGTCGAGCAGGTCGCGGCCCGCGTCGGTGGGGACGAGGTGGGGGCCGTCGGCGACGAGCAGGCGCTCGGCGAGGAGTTCGTCGATGGTGGCGCGGATGTCGGCCGGGTCGGCCTTGAGGGAGTCCCGGACGTCGGCGGCGAGGCCTTCCGGTGTGCGGGGGGTGTCGGCGGTGGCGGCGGCGCGCAGGGTGATCTGCTGCGCGAAGGTGCGGCCGTGCCGGGCCAGGACGTGTTCGAGGACCGCACGTGCGGCGTAGTG is from Yinghuangia sp. ASG 101 and encodes:
- a CDS encoding MarR family transcriptional regulator; amino-acid sequence: MATATAPAANTRVLGLAHYAARAVLEHVLARHGRTFAQQITLRAAATADTPRTPEGLAADVRDSLKADPADIRATIDELLAERLLVADGPHLVPTDAGRDLLDAVAAETAPFSARIWADIPAADLAAAGRVLALVTERANKELAALA